tcaCACCTTCTatgaaaactatgagagatatggaaaaatgttacaGATAAAACttgttggaaattttgcaagcttgaaaacaaagctgcgaagtcaaatattgtgttccagaCATTTCCTCCAAATCTCTGTCGAATTATCTATTGTTAATCTGAATATTTTACACTAAACACTAGAACTGCTGCAACAtagggagatgcgtaaaataatggAATCATgcatcaaattaaagagaatttgATACTCTATGAGCTCATAATTAGCTTGGAGTGTTTTAACCAATAAGGCCAAAAATCTGAGGCGAAACGGGTTTTCTttaaaatgtcacaccttcaagagcgtatatctagaaaactatgagagatgGAAAAATGTTACGAATGAAACGTGTAGGCAAATTaaataagctttaattttgtattggaTAAAAATGTCCGTAAcacgcatattgttcgagatatatgcgaGAAActaaaaaaatggtactttcaaaccaatcccacccccttagcacagggagTAGGGGTGAGGACGTTAGATATGTTTACATCCTAACTATCCTAAAAAAGAGCTGCAGGGAGAAAAATTGTGTTTcgaacttttccctctataccttttttaaacattcgttgcctggactataatTGGCTcgcaataattacaataataagcCAAAGAATAAGAGATGAGAGAACAgcacaataataaatttatgcGCTAAATAGTGAGTGATCTAGTGCGTACAGACTAAGATAGCAGAAAACTGCAGGTAGCACTTCAAAGTAAGTCAGTTATGTTGCTTTTTACCATACATCactattaaaaaaatctggtgtggtacactcacacaactttccttgctcattgatctataagcctcattcttaaaagaggataatttcggggaataacattatgctgattggcggctaaataattaaaactatgattatactattgttattgttttcagagtacattttcctttgtttgaataaattatgaaatttgatgattttttaaaagttgtcaaaacagctgttctacaaataaaatatcgacatgtaagttattcttttgaataaactgctctacctacctacctcatgcacgagaaagaggttacaaagtaaatttctcagggatggggtggaccccctgttagttttccagggaggagactcatgccagttaatagagctaataaataactatacagggtataaatttgaaaaaaatcagtcaagtcatttttgaataatcGTGATAGATATTCcgtttaacaaaattcattcttctcagaaatattacggagctcctgcagttttcccagaaatgagactcatgtcagttgatagggcttataaatagctatctagggtataaatttgaagaaaatcgttagagcagttttcgagaaaaccgtgaaaaatatgggtttttagccattatccgccattttgaattgaaatttattgaatttcttattgtcggatcctcatggtataaggaccttaagtttaaatttcaagtcaatcggttaattaggaatggagttatcgtgttcacagacacacacacactcagaccaacacccaaaaatcatgtttttggactcaggggaccttgaaacgtatagaaaacttgaaattagggtaccttaaatttttttggaaagcaatactttccttacctatggtaatagggcaaggaaagtaaaaaaaaatcaatatagctTACATAAATTTAGTTTGATGTATGTGGTGGAAACGAGTGACTGAGTATAGTAGTTCATACACTTGAACAATGCAGCCGCTTTTTCTAGAGAGTATCCCTAAAATTTCCCAGTTGATATGATCAACTATGATCAATATTTGGGAATTTGCTTCAATGGTTTAAAACCCGCCTCCACAAATTTGTTTGAGCACCAAAACATCATTAAAGCttggaaagaatattgttaATAATGTTTCAAGTTCATAAAGTGTTAAGAAGTAGTAATTAAAAGTTAAGCCTATAATGCTATATCCTCCTTTGGTTGGGGGTATTCCATACCCCTCGCAACCCTCAGTGTCCCCCAAAGTTTAAGTGCCAGTTCTATGCCAATTCTATGATCCCTACGAAATATTATTCTAGATACGCCACTATGGTGATTCAGATTTTCCTTGACACTGGCTTTCAGATTGATCGTTGCGTGTCATATCAGGAATAGGTAATACCACCATACTACATAGATACTCACAAATAGAAACACTTTATTCAATAGAAAAAAGATTACATTTCATCTCGACTGAAACATCAACAATAAGTCCAATGAATATTTACAACTTGTCTAACAGCCTTCAAATGTATCAATCGATAAAGCTTgcgataataataaaatagtcttaacataataataaatatagcgAGTGGACCTTCGAATATAGCAGTATGTTTGCTAGATCGGAATAGTTTATGAGAAACCAAACAAATATAAATCTAAATTAGAAAGCAGTTAGTTAAAATTAAAGTTAACACAGGATACAAAAGATCCAATCTAATAGTTATCCgtatttttatcaagaatatgtATTACAGAAAATCTAAAGCCTAAAACGAATGAGTAGAAGAAATTGTGACTAAATTATATTGTCAAAAGATCTATTATTGCAAAACCAATGattccactgttaacactaGAGCTAAGAGCTCTCCTAGAGTAGAGCCAGTCCCACTCTATGGAACAGAATGCCTCACAATGATAGAAAAACACAAGAGTAGAATTACCTCCTCAGAAATGAGATACCTAAGGAGGAGGGTGGTAGGAAAAACCAAAAAAGACAGAGTGAGAAATAATGTGATCAGAGGAACATTAAAACAGGAGGAACTGATTACCAAAATGTTCAACGAAAAACCTTAGGATGGTATGGCCATGTAGCTCGGATGTGTGATGAACGAAAGGCAAGGCTGGTTATGGTGGCAAGACCGGAAGGAAAACGAGGCAGGGGACGACCACCACTGCAATGGAATCAGTATGTAGAGAGTATAGCTGATGGAAGAGGAAAAACAATGATTGAAGTAAAGAGAATGGCACAGGATCGGATTAAGTTAAGAGGATGGTTGAAGAAACCTGACGCTTAACGGCAAAAggtatgaaaaagaagaagaatagctGAGACAATTTCTATAAAAAAGAAACGTCATGTTACAAAACAGTTATCACATGAGCATAGGTCAGTACTGTCAAGAAACGTTAATAAATTCTTCTTCCCCCGAGATACGAAGTTGATTGTTGCCCAAACTGTTGCTGCCACTAGCAGGTGGGTCAAATTTGATAACGAGAAACACAAAGTAGCAACCCGTAATGGTATCTGGATCGATCCGCAAACAAACGCCATCAGGATCATCAATAATGATCGCCATATTGCTAGTCAGAACGCAGCAGTTTCCACTCCTCCAGTCAGGTGTGGTGAGGATACTCAAAGGAGTAGCTTAGATTCATCAATCAATGAAAGATGGGTAGCCAGAATACTGGAGTAAACCCTAAGGTGCCTGATTTTGTTCCACCGAAATGAGGTGAACTGTTTAGAAGTGGAAAATGGGTGTCTGCCAATCAAGAGATGTATGCAAAATACTCGGCAAATGTTTCCCAAAATCAGGAAAGAAACAAGTACAGCAAAATAGTTCGAAAAACACAGGTAGTTGTCTATCTTTATTGAAAAAACACGAGCAACGCATAAGCAGTGTGTCATCTCTAAGTAATTTATATACAACCCAAAGTATTTCGACTAAAATCTCAGAACCAGCTGCCTGCAAACCACAGCCATCTTCAACCATTACCTCGCAAAATGTACAACCGGCTCAAACCGATATGTCATCTCAAAACACGTCATCTGCAACTCAAAGTGTTTTGACTAAAATCTCAGAACCAGCTTCTTCAAACCACCGCCATCTTCAACCGTAGTCTCACAAAATTTGCAACTGGTACAAACCGGTTTGTAAACCTGTCCACACAACGTTCATCCTCTTTTAATTCCGGAAAGCATTGGTCTGATTTTTCATCTACAATAGATGAAACTTTATGCTCCAGTACAAATGTTCCtgcgaaaaaattgattgaaactcaACCAACTCACAACAACCAACCTGTTGTTTGGTGCTGGTGATGAACTTGTGACTGATGTAGATAATGTGAGACCTACAAATACAGCTAGTGGTGATAATGTAATTGACGTTCAGGCTAAACATGAACCAATGGAATGTGAGGGAAATGTTGAGAACCCCACAAATACAGCACATTTCAATGATGTAATTAAAGTTGAGCAGTACATCTAATGAAATTGAAGTACTATTAGGACATGTATCTGATGAAACAATAGAATGTGAGAATGTTTGGAATCAAACTTCGGAAGTTGTGCCCATGAATCAGTCAGGAACGTCTTTACTAATATCTGTGTTTATTTTGCAATACCTGGTGAAACATCAAAGAAAGTTccaatgatataataatattgtgtagtTAAAATTTTTCATTGTATGGATTACAAATGTATACTGATTAGAAACTGTAATATGTATGTAAACAGTATTTATTGTTCGTCAATTATTGATGGGAATTATACCTACATTGATCAGAGTGTTATTTATTAACTATTAAGTTTTCATGAATCTGAcaaactattattattctccattcattatcagtttcatgAAATACTTTTGGAAGACTTACATCAATTTGTAATAACCTCCagattaaaaaatatgatttaaaTTGTTCAGTAAGAAAGTTTTTAGATTTTTACCGGTTCTATGTGATTGATGTGTTTTAAAACTGAAGCAGCTTTAAAAAACATCAATCACATAGAACCGGTAAAAATCTAAAAACATTTTTACTAGAGTAAGTGGCAATTGCCTAGATTGTGTAATATTCCTGTCTCTAGTTTTCTTCAACATTTTCTCTCCTGTTAGTAAAACCTCTTCTGTTGGATTTGGAGTATACGACTAGGTAGTAGTTAATTAAAAGTGTGCACTAGTATGTGTGTCTATTCTCTCCATGCTGCCAAATTTCAGTCTACAACGTGAATCACTCAGTATTTTCCAAATAATAGTTTCTAATCAGTTATTTGTAATTCATACAATGAAACGTTTCAGCtgcacaatattattatattatttgaacattCTTTGATGTTTTACCAGATATTAGTAAAGGCGTTCCTCAAGACTAATTTATGGGCTCGACTTCCAAAGCTTGATTCCGAACATTCTCACATTCTATTGTTTCATCAGATGTCATGTTCAACTTCAATTTCATTAGATGTACTGCTCAACTTTAATTACATCATTGAAATGTACTGTATTTTTGTGGGTTccacattttatttacattcCATTGGTTCATGTTTAACCTAAACGTCAATTACATTATCACCAATAGCTGTATTTGTAGGTCTCACTCACATTATCTGAGTTCTCTTCACATCTCTTGATTAGCAGGCATCCATTTTCCACCTGTAAACAGTTCACCTCGCTTCGGTGGAACAAAATCAGGCAccttaacctagctccgcagtgtaggctggatgcttgtctgactcggactaggcgctgagacagcaaataatagcagcgttggtgggaatgcgagcggccgcaataacatcttccacccagcaatggtcggcgtagttccgcctagcggacagacgaaagatcattccagtcggttatttgatccctcaaGCCAGGCTcggccaagcagccgagactatagaacaatggagtgacggtcttattcgcgtttaTCAGCAGTTTTTTTTCTCGcgattattttgttttttgtgttacctataatcaataataactccagtcaccagtaaaaagtttccagaaacgtggtgtactaccatattaatgacttttcatgatgatttttaattatttaaaaacattgttgacattctgagccttcaggctaaacttggggacgctgagaacgaatctgcaatcagaatttctctatcacgaaaaaaacccagctgttgatcttccggcaaccgttaacagtcatccaacaatgcggccgaaacacttccaagccagacaaccatctcaaatgacaacaacgccaagctgtgagaaaccatcctgcactgcggcgctaggttaaaCCTAGGGTTTACTCCAGTATTCTGGCTACATCTTTCATTGATTGATGAATCTGAGCTACTCCTTTGAGTATCCTCACCACACCTGACTGGAGGAGTGGAAACTGCTGCGTTCTGACTAGCAATATGGCGATCATTATTGATGATCCTGATGGCGTTTGTTTGCGGATCGATCCAGATACCATTACGGGTTGCTACTTTGTGTTTCTCGTTATCAAATTTGACCCACCTGCTAGTGGCAGCATCACTTTGGGCAACAATCAACTTCGTATCTCGTGggatgaagaatttattgacgTCTCTTGACAGTACTGACCTTTGCTCATGTGATAACTGTTTCATAACATGACGTTTctttttttctagaaattttacagctattcttcttcttcttcttgatacCCTTTTGCCGTTGAGCGCCAGGTTCCTTCAACCATTCTCTAAACTTTATCCAATCCTCTGATCACACTatttctcactctgtctcttttGGGTTTTCCCACCACCCTCCTTAGCAATCTCATTTCTTAGGAGGTAATTCTACTCTTGTGTTTTGCTATCATTGTGAGGCGAATAGAAAATGAGGGAGTTTttagtatttgaataattgcataaattatataattgtaactggtataaattattattattataaaacaagattAGCTAATTGTATAGCTTTTTCGTCGCTTTATAATTTTGGATTACCATTCCTAAAAAAATGTGATGCGGTACGAAAGTTGGCCATTCCAATTTAATTCATGTTTGCATTTaatttgttacaatatttacctTTCAAATGTATGTGCAGCTAATTGCTTATAATTGATGTCGGTTTTCAGTAGTCTTCCTATCATTCGTTTTAGGCTTTCAATTTCCTTTAATATTCTTGTTACAAATACGGTAGGCCTAACTATTAGATTGGATCTTTTGTATCCTGTTTTAACTTGAATTTACTCTAACTAACTGCTTTCTGATAAtttagatttatatttatttggTTTCTCATAAACTATTCCGATCTAGCAAACATTCGAAGGTCCACTCGCTGTATTTGTTATTATGTTAGAGCTATACTACCAAGTCCTATACTCCAAATCCATCCAACAGAAGAGGTTTTActaaaagaagagaaaatgttgaaaaaaactAGGGTCAGAAATATTACACAATCTAGGCAATCGACACAATATAGTGGTTATCACCTGCTTCAACTTCAAAACACATCAATCACATAGAACtggtaaaaattaaaaaaaaatcaacttacTGTTCGATttaaatcatatttttgaatctcTAGGAAATTAACCATGGATATAAGTAAGTCTTCTATAAGTATTTCATGAAACTAAAAGTAAATggagaataataatagtttgTCAGATTCATGAAAacttaatatttaataaataacactgatcaatgtatgaataattCCAATCAATAATTGaggaataataattactattaacTTATTGAGTATGTAATATCGTTAATAACATTCAACTAAATTGGGTTTAACATGTTTCTTGCAAATAATTATTGGTCAGCCTACTGATACTGATAATACCTACTGATAGCTAATAACATACATACAATGAATTGGTTAATATTGAATATACAGTGAATACTAGCTAGATCCAGTAAATGAGTACAAATAATATGTGTAAACCACGAGtcataaaaatatctacaataattgtatttttaaaatattttttgccTAACATTTTGCTGCCTGAAATAGTTGATAACTTTTGAAATAGGTAATTGGTGTGAAATTGTTACAAGTATGCTTGATCACACATTAAACATAATTCACATGAAAAATATTAGTAACAGTAATCTAAATGAAAGTAACTGTTACCTGGTTGGAAGTAGCTGATAATACGACTAAATTCTAGTACATTACGTCATAATATCgcatataataaattatagtacaTTCCGGCATTGTATCTCAACTACTATTAAAGATATAGactcattttttttttgaaatgggTGGAAAAATGAAATACCTGTTTCAACCCTAAAACAGCAGTTTATTCTACAGTACTTGAATAAATACTGAGAATCAGACATCACTAAGCCCAGGATTCACAACATTTTAGCATGGATCTTGAACTTGAATACTTGAACTAGTCAACAATTTATGAACATTTTCATCACTCGTGGCACATTAATAGCCTAACATTTCTAAACATGCGTCCTAAACTTCAAACTGTAAGCATTTCTTGGGAGTAAAATGGATCAatcaatacaaacaatttgaaatgaataaatatgatatgaaaTATAGTATTAATAGACGTACATAAAACCGGGCGACAATTTGTCATTCTTCTCAATTTGCagtttcattcattcaacacAATTGAAGTATAATCACTCACATTACAAAGTTTTATATATTCACATAACAAAGTAACTGCAGTTTGCATTTTTAAttccaaaataattttgtataacTTTGTATCTTTTCAATCACTTACTGTAATTCAACATCACTATGGCTTATAACAGCTATTCGTATAGAGACCCTTCTAATTCAATACACTACCTACTTAAACGTTCATCAGCACTTTATCGACACTTATTTTCCacacatttttcattcattcaacacTTCAACTCAACTATAATTTCCATACACATGTAACTGTAGTtcgtattttcaattttgaaataattttgtagCTTTTCATTCAACACttatcattcattcactcacatTCACATGCAACAGCTGTTTGAGACACATCAGTGCGCAGGCGCAAGCTATGTGGCGGGGTTGGGCGACGAGAACTTGGGCTGGATGATGCTGGTCTTGCGCGCCGGGACACTCTCGGGCGTCGGAATGGCGTCGCCTGTACCGAACGAAAGCAGTGCCTGAGGCGGCATCTGGCGGGAAGCGCCACCCATTGCTCCACCCTTGCCCCCCGCGCCACCCCCGCACGTCTGCTTTGCCATCTGGTAGTCGCCAGAGTCGAAGTACTTTTGCTgaaacaatacaaaaatattaaatatttcgaaatttaatttaaaattaaatacaaaaagtACTATCTCTTTTAGCACTGATCCAGCTGTTAAAAAGAGTGGAATCCCTACAACTACCATGAAATATCATGTCAAATAatgtgtttcggatggacacatTTGTCGTCGGTCCCAGCTGCCTCAAAAACAGTCCTTAGGTCTTGCAAgagaccctgaaattgatcaggagtgacctgacaccagacctgagccagccaggtcactcgatattatcaAGTCAAATAatagattcaataaaaaatgttacCTTTAAACGTTTGAGCTCTTTTCCTCCGCTTCagttcaaattatatattag
The sequence above is drawn from the Nilaparvata lugens isolate BPH chromosome 2, ASM1435652v1, whole genome shotgun sequence genome and encodes:
- the LOC111055418 gene encoding cAMP-regulated phosphoprotein 19 isoform X1: MEGQDESVATNDEPQILAETAKPEAMQLSSSELEKLEEAKLKAKFPNAPGFRGHSAFLQKKLAKGQKYFDSGDYQMAKQTCGGGAGGKGGAMGGASRQMPPQALLSFGTGDAIPTPESVPARKTSIIQPKFSSPNPAT
- the LOC111055418 gene encoding cAMP-regulated phosphoprotein 19-A isoform X2, with the translated sequence MEGQDESVATNDEPQILAETAKPEAMLSSSELEKLEEAKLKAKFPNAPGFRGHSAFLQKKLAKGQKYFDSGDYQMAKQTCGGGAGGKGGAMGGASRQMPPQALLSFGTGDAIPTPESVPARKTSIIQPKFSSPNPAT